CTGCCACGGAGACGTCATGGAGGGCGATGGCAAGGAGATCTTCCAGAATGTGTTTGAGTGGCATCTCAAGGCCCACAAGTGAGAAGTACAATCGAGTTTTCATAGATGATGTATGAGCACAGAGGAGTTGGGCATGAGAATTTGTTTTGTTGATACCAGGATGAATGGATTTTAATGATGGGATATATGAACTTGCAGATTGTTTAGCTCAAAGATGGTACCTAGGTGATAATTCCAGTGACCTACCTATTACAAGTCTTCATTTCAATGTGCCTGGCCAGTTCTACGTGACATCTTGAGTTAACGTCAACAACATTGTGACTTCTCTCGATGGGCAAGATGGCGAAGTAAACAAAATGGTATATCAATTATGACGCTCGACTAACATCTTCACAAAGCTCATCCGTGCTCTTGCCGCTCTTTTTATCAGCTTCTGTCAACACGCTCCCTTCAACATTGACGCTCCTCCTGACCATTATCCGGCCGAGTACATTATGTTGATTCTGCGGTGGCTTTAGGGACGATGTTAGTGTAGATCTCGTTCTCACCCTCTCCAAACCCACCGCTTCGGGGCCTTCTATTGAGTGCGCCGTTTTGCCCTTTGCCGGGCGCTCAGGAGGTACCTCGACGAACCCAAACATTGGCGTCTGTCCCGAGTCTGCGGGTTCTCCGCCGTGCTGTAGAAATTCGATGAGCTTTCCCAGCACGGCGAATTCAAGCTTAAGCTTGATCGAGTACATGACTACCTTGAGTCCCTGCTGCCACAGATAATGGCCCGTGAATTCGACGACAAGCAGTGCGATATCCATAATAACGATCAGAATGTTGATAACAAATAGCTGCCGCATGATACGGCGTGTACCTCCGAGTGCTGTCTTGAGGATATCAATGGTTTTCCAAAGGTAGAGCCCAGAAATAATAAACTCTTGCACGCAGAAACACATCATGTGGACCTTTTCCAGAATGTTGAAGATGGGATTGTAGCTGGCCCTCCCTTCCTTGGGACGATAGCTGACTGTGAAGAGCAGGACGGTCATGGTGGTATGCCAGACGACAGCGTTGAAGATAATCATCCACTTGACGGCCAAGAGTATACGGTCGTTATCAAGGACCAGGTGAAGTCGAGAGTAGAGGACCAATGCCTGCCCAGTTATCAAGAGCATCCAGCCGATATCGTTGATGAGTATGCCGGCGATATTGCCAGCGAGGTGGAAGTAGTCGATCAGCCAGCCAACCGCATACGGGATCACGCCGAAAGATGCCACGAGGAGACTCCAAAAGTATAGGCCTCTGAACCGCTTGAAGGTCGtgaagatgagagagaggagTTCGATGCCATTGTATAGGGATACGGTCGTACAGGTCTATGGGGACGCCATTAGCTTGGGGACTTGGGAGACGATACAAGTGCCGCACAATAACCATTACTGCCTCTGGGGTATATCTCCCATCGGCTCTCCTaacaagctcgccatcgCTATGGGTCGGAACAGGCATGCTTTTGCCTGCTTCAGGCGTAACAGTTTCGCGTCATGGGCCGCTGCTGCGGTGGGGGGGACACCCAGGTGAAAGGAGATGAAGACCAGGAAAAGGAAGCCCTCACTCGTTTGGATACAAGAGACTGCTGGTGACGATCCCACGCTGCACGTGCCCTAGCTAGTCTAGCCAGACAATCCGGGGTAGTTATGGGTCCGGGGAAGAGTGGGCATACCGGGGGACCGGAGGAGGGACCATGGAGGCTAGGGCTATCATTTCAGCCCAAGCATGTGCTCCCTCCAAGACCATCCCCTCAAGATACAGAGTGGCTGCCCTTCTGGATTGCCACAAGGTTCCGGCCAACCGGTTTCGGGCCTAGCATTCCTTCAAGGAGAAACGGGCGAGACGTTGAAGGTGTGGGATTCTTGGCACAGCgttggatccatccattccgcCCCCGGGGAGTTTTTGCTGAAAATGGCTGCAACGGCAATTGTGTGCCGTGAGTGGACAGCCTGGGTGACTGCCAAGAACTCAGCTTTCAGCGCAATGCAAGGCACGTGTGATGCATCCTGGCATTCACCAGGGGTGATTTTTGATATATGAATCCATTGATATAAATATTAATGGATTGACTCCAGCTCACTCAATACCTAGGTAGGCTGTGTATGTAATGAACCTATCTATTGCCTTATAAGTACTCTCTAATAGGCTCAATAGATTACTGGCAGGGTGTGACCGGAACTTGAAGTATGTATTGAAGTTGAATGATATTGAAAGATTTGCTTTAAAAGGGTATGCAAGAGGCTTTTCGGCCTTCTAATAATTAATAGATTTTAAAGACACTTATTTTACGCAGCATAAAACTCAGACTGCTCAACACAAGCTCTTTTCATGGCCCGTCTCATGACAGCCGCGCGTGATGGCCCGTGCACCAGCTGCAACTCTTATCTTATCGCCATGCAGGCAGTGACCCAAAGCCATGAGCGCATCCATCTGCCATCTTTCATCCCaactcaaccttgaccttgaataCTCCGCGCGCATTCTCACCTCGACTCTTTATTTTCGCAGCATGACTTGACCCATCATGTCTGAGTACGGGCGCATGGACCCGTTCTCCTTCGCGGGCTCCAAGGATGTCCATCATCCTGTGAGCATTCGCATGTGCGACTCCCCCTCCATAAACCCCCCCAGGACTTGGCTAACATGCGCGGTAGAATGAAccttgagggcgaggagcCTCCATTCAAACCTTCGACTCTTCTCGAGAAGCCCGAACTGCGACACATCGGCTCCAACACGAGGTAGCGTAGTCGCCTCTGACCATTTGCGCATCCACTAACGTCAGCTTCCAGCTCCCACTCCGACCTCTACGTCACGGTTCAGGTTTGGGCCGGTTCCAAACCCTTGACTGTACCCGTTCAGACCGCCTACAAACCCTTCCGAACCGAGCGAAAGTATGATATCCCATGACCCGCTACAGAGTGTTTATTGATCAATGGAATAGGTGGAACGAATGGCTTCAGCTACCCATCACATACGATTCCCTTCCACCCAACTCATGCTTGGCCATCACAGTATGGGATCTGTCGCCAACCGGCGGGACTGGAGCGCTTGGCCATGCCATCCCCTTTGGCGGCACAACCTTGCCCATGTTCGATGAAGATAATCAAGCGCAAAAGGGTAGGCAGAAGTGCCTCGTTCACCGTCACAAGCACGCAGATGGTACAGACAACACAGCAACCCCCGCTCTAGTCTCAAATAAAAAGAGGACAACATCTCGCAAGGGACCGCTTCCTCCTCTAGACAAAGATGCAGAAGAGCTGGATCGGATGGAGACTTTGTTCAAGAAGCACGAGATGGGAGAAATTCCCCGTGTTGACTGGCTAGATCAGATGGTCTTTCGCAGTTTCGAGAAGCGAGGCCTTCAAGCCGCAAAGTCATCGATGCAGATGCTCCAGCGACAGCGAGCTATTAACGGAGAGAACGACCTCAATGGTCCAGATAATGAGAAAAGCGAGGATGGGCGACCAGGTCCTTCGACGTTTCTTCTCAACGTCGAGTTGCCACGTTTCGATTTTCCCGTCGTCTTTGCCGACCACGAATACGATCCTCCCCCGATCTCGCCCCTCCAAAACCTTTCAGTCTCACAAGCCAGCATGGCTCACCGTCAGCCGCAGGTTCAGTATGGGCCAGGAATTAACGCACTTAGTGAAAGCTCATATGGGCTTGAGGGGCGGCTGATCAAGGTCTATGACCCCGAGGCTGGCCATAGAGACAACCCGGCAGAGGCGAAGCATCGTCGATTGTTCAGAAGCTCCCACCGGCATGgcatcctcgacaaggacTTGAAACCGAATGCCAAGGTTCGAGATGAGCTCAATCTCATCATGTCATATCCTCCAACCCAGGTCCTTACGCCAGAGGAGACGGATTTGGTGTGGAAATTCCGATATCATTTGACCCGAGATAAGAGAGCCTTGACCAAGTTTGTCAAGTCAGTCAACTGGGGCGACCAGAGCGAATCGAAGCAAGCCGTCCAGGTGCTTGGGCGGTGGACTGCAATCGACGTCGAtgatgctcttgagctccttggcccgTCGTTTGACAACTCAGCAGTCCGGTCCTATGCCGTGGACCGACTACGCAAGTCAGACGATCAGGAACTGCTCCTATACCTTCTTCAGCTGGTGCAGGCTCTCAAATACGAGCATATCTCGACAGActcggatgaggagagcAGCCACGATTCATCTCTAGCCCGCTTCTTGATTCAACGTGCTGCGGCGAACTTTATGCTGGGAAACTATTTCCATTGGTATCTAATGGTGGAA
This window of the Fusarium keratoplasticum isolate Fu6.1 chromosome 3, whole genome shotgun sequence genome carries:
- a CDS encoding Phosphatidylinositol 3-kinase VPS34 encodes the protein MSEYGRMDPFSFAGSKDVHHPVSIRIMNLEGEEPPFKPSTLLEKPELRHIGSNTSSHSDLYVTVQVWAGSKPLTVPVQTAYKPFRTERKWNEWLQLPITYDSLPPNSCLAITVWDLSPTGGTGALGHAIPFGGTTLPMFDEDNQAQKGRQKCLVHRHKHADGTDNTATPALVSNKKRTTSRKGPLPPLDKDAEELDRMETLFKKHEMGEIPRVDWLDQMVFRSFEKRGLQAAKSSMQMLQRQRAINGENDLNGPDNEKSEDGRPGPSTFLLNVELPRFDFPVVFADHEYDPPPISPLQNLSVSQASMAHRQPQVQYGPGINALSESSYGLEGRLIKVYDPEAGHRDNPAEAKHRRLFRSSHRHGILDKDLKPNAKVRDELNLIMSYPPTQVLTPEETDLVWKFRYHLTRDKRALTKFVKSVNWGDQSESKQAVQVLGRWTAIDVDDALELLGPSFDNSAVRSYAVDRLRKSDDQELLLYLLQLVQALKYEHISTDSDEESSHDSSLARFLIQRAAANFMLGNYFHWYLMVECDDRSPEQGIDNRNIYRKVAYEFMTELVKQPGGTETRKTLLRQAELVAILSRIAQEVKTSNDTIAKKVDKVKHFLADPKNELLTFDPPLPMPLDPSILITGVVPDQTLVFKSSLNPFKCTFKTTTGSTYPIIFKLGDDLRQDQLVIQIITLMDQLLQKENLDLKLSPYKILATSTSAGASQFVQSASLSSIVNKFRQNPALAYLKYHNPDDRQPLGVRQETLDTYVRSCAGYCVITYILGVGDRHLENLLLAPDGHFFHADFGFILGRDPKPFAPLMKLSKEMVDCMGGVQSEHYQQFKQYCFLAYTALRKSSNLILNLFSLMVDANIPDIRLEPDKAVLKVRERFHLELSEEEALRYFDRVIEDTLTAYAPVVIDKLHEWAQAFRA